TCCGAAAGGAGTTAAATACTGTTCTTGATAAGGATTTTAGCAATAAGAAAAACTGTAAGGGTCCGGTCGATAGGGATAGTTTTAAATTTAGCTCATATAGCAGGGATTTTGGCCCTTATGGCAGGGAAGTTGATAGCCCTTTTGGCATAAGCCGAGGCCCTTAAGGCACAAACTAtattaaaattcgtttctcttagTTTAGTACTATTGCCACCTGATTGTGAACCAGGGTAGCAATAGTTTTATCAGGGGAGtgtgacgtattggcctcagccaatgcgtcgtttttgaaaatcgatgccaagacattggtcagcagtcccacggtgtcttggagacgctgtagtcagctgccccagtgtttggaggatcggtttactccctgcaacgccatttggacaaaggactgaacaatccaacggatgtttagaccattATCAGCACCCGAATAACGTCACAGCAGGGATCGAATAAAGCAGTTTCAGGGCTTTTGgcacgtccagtatactgtGTCGGtcagaaaaactattttttccacACGAGCAGTAAAAGGGCGAAACGTCaatgtgaataattaattaacacaaCACTGATATTTAAAGTAAAACTATATTTCTTTTAATACAGAGATGcacaaattaatagaaaatagaATAGGAACGCGCAAGTAGAAAAAATGGATGATTCCACGATGAACTCGTATTCGGAACTGAACTGAGTGGAAGGGAAGGAGAtttaaaaaggaaaattctGCAAGGGGTGGGAATGAATAAAAGGAGACGTGATTGGTCACTTCCAGATTGGAAAGGTTATTTCATTGGAGGAATTTTCTCGGAGGAAAATGAAGATAGGAAGCACTTAGAGGATAGGGGGAATGAGGCCCAAAGGGTCCGAGGGTCAGGCAAGGTGCCATAAATGGCAGACCGAGGAAAATTGGTATGAGGATTGACCCAGCCATAAAGGTATCCAGGCATAAGTACTTGAAAGTGGAAAAATGCTAACATGTATATATTTGGTCACCAAATGTGAACCATAAAAGCAAACCTCAATTTAGCCTGTCTTCACCTTTATGGCTGGTCTGATGACGGTGTTGGGGGCAAATGTGGGCATTTTGGAAAAAGGAGAGgacagagaatttttaatggggGACAGACCCAAAAGGGGAATTCCCAAAGGCTGTAAGATTGGCCTATTTGCACCTTGTACACATTCCGCGTCGGAACATACTCCCCTGCTACAAAATATTGAGGAGCAATTGAAAACCTTATAATCGTTAATCTAGAACTATACTAAGTGACACGTTGTTTTTTCTTATCTTATTCATCGTTATAAAGTAAGGGCGCGAGCTTCTTGACGCTGCGATCAAATATCCCCTTGGCTGTTTTTAATGTCACAGTTCGAATGATGTTGTCCTTTCCTGGATGAGCGTGGATCACTCTGCCTAGAGCCCATTGTTGTGCTGGTAGATTGTCCTCCTTTATTAGGACTATGGTGCCTTCTTTGATGAAGTTTTCTCCCTTAACCCATTTTGATCGTAGACTTAGTTCGCTGATGTATTCTCGGTGCCACCGACTCCAAAAATCCTGTTTTAGTTTCTGAATATGTTGCCAGGATGATAATCGATTGGTTGGAGTTTGTGAAAAATCGGGGCCGCGAAGATTCGTTAAAGAGTCGCCGATCAAAAAATGTCCAGGCGTGAGGGCAATAACATCGTTCGGATCTGATGAAATTGGTGTAATTGGCCTTGAATTCAAAACCCCTTCTATTTCAATGACGAGTGTGTTAAAAGCTTCGAAACTCAAAAGTTCGTCTGTCACTATGCGCTTCCAATGATGCTTGAATGATTTGACAGCAGCCTCCCACAGACCTCCAAAGTGTGGTGACTGAGGTGGTATGAAATGCCATTGGATTGATTTGGATGAAgtgtgatttttaattttggctTGATTTTCTTCATTCTTGAGAAAGGCATAGATTTCTGTAAGTTCATTGTTTGCTCCCACGAAGTTTGTTCCATTATCAGAGTATAGATTGATGCACATACCTCTCCGGGCGACGAATCGACGTAGGGCACCAATGAATGTTTCGGCGGAGAGATCGCTGACGACTTCCAAATGTACGGCCTTCACGGCGAGGCATACAAAAACTGCGACTCAAATCTTTACTCGGCCCTTGTTACGGATTTTCTTTTCCTTTATGAAAAAAGGTCCGCAATAATCGACTCCGACGTTAGAGAAAGGACGAGATTCTGTCACACGAGCCGTTGGCAAGCTCCCCATGATATAATCAATTGACGGGGGCTTGTGACGAATGCATTTGATGCAACTGCGGACAATTTGTCGAGTTACATTTCTTCCATCGAGTGGCCAAAATCGACGACGAGTAGCATAGAGTGTGGCCTGCGATCCAGAGTGTAGATGCTCGATGTGTTCATTTTCGATGATAAGTCTTGTAACATGGTGACGTTTCGGCAAGATGAGAGGATGACGTTGGGACAATGGAATAAAAGCATTTCTCAATCGACCACCAACTCGTAAGAGTCCCCGTTTGTCCAGAAAGCGGCTGAGCTTGTTGAATTTTGCTAATTCTGATTGCTGAGTTGAAGATTTAACATCTTGACGTAATGCTTTGATCACCGGGGCGAAAGTTTCTTGTTGTACCCAATAAATAATTGCCTGAAGAGCAGCCTCGAATTCTTCAGCTGCCATTGGACCAGTTTTGCGATTTTTCAGTCTGAGGCAATGTGCGATTATCCGTTGGagttttttcattgatgaaTACCAAATAAGAGCGTTGCCTTGTCGTGAGATTTTCTCTTTAGTGCTATGAGAAATAGCGAGGCATACCTTGGCTGGTCTGGGTTTCGGCATCTTTTCTTCGGGCGCTGGTGATGAGAATTGGAGTTGTAAATCAGGCCAGGTGGTTTCCTCAGATGCCAGCCAGGGAGCTCCCGTCAGCCAAAGTGATGGTTTTATGAACTCTGAGGGGACCTGTCCTCGAGACACCAGATCTGCTGGATTCTCATGGGTCCTCACGTGCTTCCAATTGCTGATGTTtgttttttcctgaatattcatGACTCTGTTGCTTACAAATACCGGTAATTTATTTGACGAAGTATTTAACCAGTGCAGAACGACAGTAGAGTCCGTCCAATAACAGATTCGGTCAATTCGATGGTGAATACATGTTTTCAAATTGTCAACCAGAGTCGTTAGGAGTAAGGCACCGCACAATTCTAACCGTGGGATTGTTTGCCTTTTAAGTGGAGCAACCCTGGACTTAGCACACAAAAGGCTGACAATAACATTCCCGTCCTTGTCCTTTGATCTTAGATAAACACAGGCCCCATATGCTACTTCACTAGCATCGCAAAATCCATGGAGCTGCAGCTCAATAGCTTCTTTTATTCGAACTCTGCGTGGGAAGTTGATGGTTTGAACAAGTGGTAATTCCTTGTAATAATTACTCCATTCCTCCTGAATGTCTGGTGGCAGTGGTGTgtcagtagtaagtgggcacgattggcgaattttcttccaggaatcgccccccttcccccctttttccagacgtgtccgaacacgttttccccattgtcctttgaggaggacgtcgccgcgctagggccccctggggtgagggtccccaaaagaatgtctttgttcgacaggaagtgggtggtgggtgggtggcaaggaatgcgggcaggtcccaaaacgcctgaaagcattccattgttatgcaatggaatgtcgttcacgtgttaagggaaactgcccattatttttttttagatggaggattgcgcaatgccctggcatgaatggcgcagtagatgaatgctttttttttacaggttttttttaggctaataaattttcaaggctatggaagaccgttggaaaagttttcaacgatgtctcctttttttttgactatgtttttctctttcttttagtgcatgttgtttcctttcaaaagtttttttatctaaaaatcaaaaatggtTTTAGCCTTCCGTCTTTTTcttatacctgaaaagatgttgagggttttttttttataaataagtcAACACAGGGATTATAtttgatctttttttttatatttcataataataataggatACATTTCACAAATCTTTGTCTAGATTAAAtcatttacataaaatcatatgtgtatggttttttcaatatgagggcattctgtaagcccctcccgcgaatttatccaaataattgtaacaattatggaataattctccaaataattgatacaaataaccaagattttcgtggggtattgtacgtcgaagatcatcgcgagccatgagatacatttcctcgaaatttacgcgtatgcgatgatgaagatcctccgtggcaggcattctattataatccatataattcatagcaattcctttaattgattgtacaagagattccttatattccttgagaggcaatgtctccaagaaatccagccattgattaatccatgcagccttgtttttcaatgtaatgatgctctgtcccatcatcattatgggagtctgatttgcatcatcattgcgagcaaaggtcacgcagggattttcaaaactgcggtggaatttcacgtttatggccccaaattcctttgcaagtagattgtggttgatctttgggtggaacttctcagggtcaaagtaatcggttacagcatccaaatcgttgaaaaaaagggtccattcttctcgtgtcattgacaatatggcgcgtttcgggcgtacgcccataaattgcacaaccgggacgaattgaccgaaacacgtaacttttaagccgacacgaatttgttttgtctctgatctattcaaagatataacttgagacaagaccacatgctgttcagcatcactgaatcccttttgttgggtactttccatgttgaaaaaatgaatggatgaaatcaggacgactgaatcaaatccaccgcgagcacccgcgttttatagcgctacgtatgagagtggaggggacagaatcccccactatacgcatgacagacctataaccgtcacacattatcccccaccgcagggagttctgcggcggcgtcacacatgcgccccactttcgcggtttttgtatgttgcgcggtacccccactcttaccatggaaccttcctataccgatttttttttgttaaattttgctttatcgacaacgagcgcgcgaatcgagtcgtaatgaatttgtttacgcgattcataattcagtctaaccccttttattttgctaacttccgcgatactgccgtccggtttttttacgcgataagtgtaaaatttaggtcccccagagacaaaagaagtaatgaaacttccttctccgtagccctctacctcgtcggtcaaatcccctagaaaattccctagcggtaattcatttgatccatcgctaacgtaaattaccgaatctgtatcataatataaaacacgttcttgctgtttttctagataagaatataactttagacgcgcgtgagcggttgtataagccgcaataacgacattagccttagtggacatttccgcggcttcgtttaaatgtttccaggacatgaagagagtgtcgttatcgacaggaacaagtcctgttacttcaatttcaggattaaacattatatttgcaaattcctcatgtgttcgaataatagctttttttgtcaagttctccctctccccaaatttaccccagagacagtttaaacaaagttttgctacggctcttaatccggcattcttttgaattttatctttgtcaagttttataccttctcgcgtctcatattcagcaatatatctattctttgattcatcatctacacactcagcaggccaatccgaagcctcttgttttattttcaaaaaagtgttaatgtattcggcaaataatccacctgttcgcgtcacaggattataacgcgtagtactcttatactcccaaagctcactgatttctaatattttgtaccccatttctacggctttacgaagttctggagcgacccaagttcccaaaaattcgcgatcagcgggatcatcatgagggcaattgtcttgtacaagatcatcacagcatgatcgacagagagggaacagtaactttccatgggcttttactggtaaaacagggtgaaataattgacgagggggtaaaacgcgacatttcacgagaccttctatccgcgaaatattattattagggcatat
This genomic stretch from Diachasmimorpha longicaudata isolate KC_UGA_2023 chromosome 6, iyDiaLong2, whole genome shotgun sequence harbors:
- the LOC135163513 gene encoding uncharacterized protein LOC135163513 — translated: MNKFAGKPLAKLAVGRKNVCSAFALLLLGIGLLTKLIGESFPSRIWGKGGDSWKKIRQSCPLTTDTPLPPDIQEEWSNYYKELPLVQTINFPRRVRIKEAIELQLHGFCDASEVAYGACVYLRSKDKDGNVIVSLLCAKSRVAPLKRQTIPRLELCGALLLTTLVDNLKTCIHHRIDRICYWTDSTVVLHWLNTSSNKLPVFVSNRVMNIQEKTNISNWKHVRTHENPADLVSRGQVPSEFIKPSLWLTGAPWLASEETTWPDLQLQFSSPAPEEKMPKPRPAKVCLAISHSTKEKISRQGNALIWYSSMKKLQRIIAHCLRLKNRKTGPMAAEEFEAALQAIIYWVQQETFAPVIKALRQDVKSSTQQSELAKFNKLSRFLDKRGLLRVGGRLRNAFIPLSQRHPLILPKRHHVTRLIIENEHIEHLHSGSQATLYATRRRFWPLDGRNVTRQIVRSCIKCIRHKPPSIDYIMGSLPTARVTESRPFSNVGVDYCGPFFIKEKKIRNKGRAVHLEVVSDLSAETFIGALRRFVARRGMCINLYSDNGTNFVGANNELTEIYAFLKNEENQAKIKNHTSSKSIQWHFIPPQSPHFGGLWEAAVKSFKHHWKRIVTDELLSFEAFNTLVIEIEGVLNSRPITPISSDPNDVIALTPGHFLIGDSLTNLRGPDFSQTPTNRLSSWQHIQKLKQDFWSRWHREYISELSLRSKWVKGENFIKEGTIVLIKEDNLPAQQWALGRVIHAHPGKDNIIRTVTLKTAKGIFDRSVKKLAPLLYNDE